Proteins encoded by one window of Megachile rotundata isolate GNS110a chromosome 10, iyMegRotu1, whole genome shotgun sequence:
- the corn gene encoding microtubule-binding protein cornetto isoform X3: MSVSPSNEPTSLEMETPLEENSLKVSSVQNVARQDSGVPEDLASPMVDTNKLLPEEDANSTINSECNITVIHVTDSETAKSEGALNGDNRKDYGNEGKDSKDGSDSGVEGCATEVPRVRSRNSIDYASSCGGLDEASCDSSLVSCCSVYEDPCATLPDDVRLTTGGEGTSEGGSESSSIAGSVSARANRTNVKRTVAASAASKKKAASTAEAQKSTRAKPVPLNTTYSATVQRSKPRTTAPRSILGKSQPATRARSREKSTVRENVGENSSSNSRVPTTFRSGTSSMPPRTRTRPIPDSLPSVLTTEINKDLAQRGRGQTSSSRSRGGSSTRGARTPSSTPSEEVRKPLTTARVPYTGRTDPARTPRTDKMTTSVDNKALDTYATLPRRNRNKMGIAKVAEKPDTSTRSRSGSRDASLNRLTEKKMVGKESSGHKSLPPYPRHKTAERTRIYHETSVQTGLTGDDIENALSGIPSAVPGPEVVERLHEGCQTEGAWEDVQTMQNDLKRLNEETSSQKVENEKLKTEITEVKRLLEEEQADHAFARQELDRNAQRVLAMLGTPQSEHAEGSDSFLELECHLQSSGQVVASQQLEIADLQSLCRMLSRDLEKSLAAQKALLQQQQELEAESAEMQDFLQEEKATLADSLKEAEAELSKKEEMLAKREQELERQTEECKHLVRISEQRRQENLSMSMKLNAVERRSRELLLTQGAAVSGAAVALSALGTRLEGFVDQLITSYNISVKDLEDVIYHNEAYSRSNSSIESSPVSSKHSLKECTPSPKSGSFVSAVIGAIRNAATHPFATKNADKKTTIESAKQIYKELSMESSSDLLDFETEPCLMMESVLEDVPLPDTYSHNMVSSSDSLRRALSFPETVDESNLKKTRTNDECSSLTNLTQAILHRRKVENEEDEDCDSISESDTGTNDGPLASDYCPAVSLVDQVIDVDNLVTKLLKVLRIIQHDNDTCIQELKEEKSELETKLEVTVAELEKLRKIMESLHQSEEILSNTSDRRRSVMENCRLIIKEAGKEELKFDEPAVANSSGPGGDCEDLNANAAAQLSS, encoded by the exons ATGAGCGTTTCACCGAGCAACGAGCCAACGAGTCTCGAGATGGAGACTCCTCTCGAGGAGAACAGTCTGAAAGTGTCTTCGGTGCAGAATGTGGCTAGACAAGACTCTGGTGTACCGGAGGATCTAGCCTCGCCGATGGTTGACACGAACAAGCTGTTACCCGAAGAGGACGCGAACTCTACCATCAACAGCGAGTGCAATATCACCGTGATCCATGTGACCGATTCTGAAACAGCTAAATCCGAGGGAGCTTTAAACGGTGACAACAGGAAGGATTATGGGAACGAAGGGAAAGACAGCAAGGACGGTAGCGACAGTGGAGTGGAAGGTTGTGCCACCGAAGTCCCCAGG GTACGAAGTCGAAACAGCATAGACTACGCGAGCAGTTGCGGAGGTCTGGACGAAGCTTCCTGCGATTCTAGTTTGGTGAGCTGTTGCTCGGTGTACGAGGACCCCTGCGCGACTTTGCCCGACGACGTCAGGTTAACCACAGGTGGCGAAGGCACCAGCGAGGGTGGTAGCGAGAGTTCCTCGATAGCCGGCAGCGTATCCGCCCGTGCCAACAGAACGAACGTGAAGAGAACCGTGGCGGCTTCCGCCGCTAGTAAGAAGAAGGCCGCGAGCACCGCGGAGGCTCAGAAGAGCACCAGAGCGAAGCCGGTGCCTCTGAACACCACCTACTCGGCCACCGTTCAGCGATCGAAACCGCGAACCACCGCTCCTAGGAGCATCCTCGGCAAGTCACAACCGGCGACGAGGGCTAGATCCAGGGAGAAGTCGACGGTTAGAGAGAACGTTGGCGAGAACTCGTCCAGCAACAGTCGAGTGCCGACGACGTTCCGGTCAGGAACGAGCTCCATGCCACCGCGAACGAGGACCAGACCGATACCCGATTCACTGCCATCCGTGCTCACGACAGAGATCAACAAGGACCTGGCGCAACGCGGACGAGGTCAGACCAGCAGCTCCAGGTCCAGAGGCGGATCCAGCACTCGTGGGGCTCGGACACCCAGCTCGACGCCGTCCGAAGAGGTCCGGAAACCTCTGACCACCGCCAGAGTACCTTACACGGGTCGCACGGATCCGGCCAGAACCCCCAGAACCGACAAGATGACCACCAGCGTGGACAACAAGGCTTTAGACACCTACGCGACGCTGCCCAGAAGAAACAGGAACAAGATGGGCATCGCCAAGGTCGCGGAGAAGCCGGACACGAGCACGAGAAGCAGGTCAGGAAGCAGGGACGCGAGTCTGAATAGACTGACGGAGAAAAAGATGGTCGGTAAAGAGTCCTCCGGTCACAAGAGTCTGCCGCCCTATCCTAGGCACAAGACCGCGGAGAGGACGCGCATTTACCACGAGACCAGCGTGCAAACTGGTCTGACCGGTGACGATATTGAAAACGCTTTGTCCGGGATACCCAGCGCCGTACCCGGACCGGAAGTGGTCGAGAGATTGCACGAAGGATGTCAAACCGAGGGCGCGTGGGAGGACGTTCAAACGATGCAGAACGATCTGAAGCGATTGAACGAAGAAACGTCGAGTCAGAAGGTGGAGAACGAGAAGCTGAAGACTGAGATCACCGAGGTGAAACGTCTGCTCGAAGAGGAACAGGCGGATCACGCGTTTGCCCGACAGGAACTGGACAGAAACGCTCAACGGGTGCTGGCTATGTTGGGAACACCTCAATCTGAACACGCGG AAGGTAGCGATAGCTTCCTGGAACTCGAGTGCCATTTGCAATCCTCTGGACAAGTGGTGGCTAGTCAACAATTAGAAATAGCTGACTTGCAATCTTTGTGCCGTATGTTGAGCAGG GATCTGGAGAAGAGTTTGGCTGCACAGAAGGCGTTGCTGCAACAACAACAAGAACTAGAAGCAGAGTCTGCCGAAATGCAGGACTTCCTTCAAGAAGAGAAAGCTACTTTGGCGGATTCTTTGAAGGAAGCTGAAGCGGAG CTGTCGAAGAAGGAAGAGATGTTGGCGAAACGAGAGCAGGAATTAGAAAGGCAAACCGAGGAGTGCAAGCATTTAGTAAGAATAAGCGAACAACGAAG GCAAGAAAATTTGTCAATGAGCATGAAATTAAACGCGGTCGAACGACGGAGTAGGGAACTGCTACTTACGCAAGGTGCTGCCGTTTCCGGTGCTGCGGTAGCGCTTTCCGCTCTTGGAACTAGATTAGAAGGATTTGTAGACCAATTAATTACTTCCTACAATATCTCTGTGAAAGACCTTGAG GATGTGATATATCACAATGAAGCGTACAGCAGAAGCAATAGCAGCATCGAGTCGAGTCCTGTTAGTTCTAAGCATAGTCTGAAAGAGTGTACTCCTAGTCCAAAAAGCGGTTCCTTCGTTTCCGCTGTGATCGGAGCTATCCGCAACGCAGCGACCCATCCATTTGCAACGAAAAACGCGGATAAAAAAACCACGATTGAATCAGCTAAACAGATATACAAAG AATTGAGCATGGAATCATCGTCTGACTTGCTCGATTTCGAAACCGAGCCATGCTTAATGATGGAGAGCGTGCTAGAGGATGTTCCCCTGCCAGACACGTATTCGCACAACATGGTATCCAGTAGTGACTCGCTTCGTAGAGCCTTGAGCTTTCCAGAAACCGTGGACGAAAGTAACCTTAAGAAAACGCGAACCAATGACGAATGCTCCAGCCTTACGAATCTCACGCAAGCTATTTTGCATCGTCGTAAG GTGGAGAACGAAGAAGACGAAGATTGCGATTCGATCAGTGAATCTGACACTGGAACTAACGATGGTCCGCTGGCTTCGGATTACTGTCCTGCTGTTAGTCTTGTTGATCAAGTTATTGATGTAGATAATCTTGTTACAAAGTTACTGAAAGTATTGCGAATTATACAACACGATAACGATACGTGTATACAAGAGCTTAAGGAAGAAAA ATCCGAATTAGAAACAAAGTTGGAAGTAACCGTGGCCGAATTGGAGAAGCTCCGTAAAATCATGGAGAGTTTGCATCAGTCTGAAGAAATCTTAAGCAATACATCGGACAGAAGACGTAGCGTGATGGAGAATTGTCGTCTGATTATTAAAGAG GCGGGTAAGGAGGAATTAAAATTTGACGAGCCCGCAGTTGCAAATAGTAGTGGCCCTGGAGGAGACTGCGAAGATCTCAACGCGAATGCAGCGGCTCAACTTTCTTCCTAA